tattagcaaacagaaACCAACAATCCATCATGATCAAGCTGTGCTTATTCCAGAAATGTAAGAGTAGTTCAATATTAGGAAATCTATTAATACAATTAATCATATTAATTGAACTAAAGAGAAAAATGTTCATCTCCActaatataaagaatggaaaaattaaacacccatttaagtttttaaaaacccTTAATGGGAAttaatgcctctttttttttttttaaataataataataagaatcAACTAAAAAAGTTTAGCAACTAAAAAACAAGCAATGCTGTTGATATAGAGCAGCAGTTCTCAGAATATGgtctatggattctttcaacGGGCCCTTGAGACCCACACTATCTTCAAGACAAAACCAAGACATTATTTCCCCTTTTCACTGAGTTGCTAGTCCCACTGATGGTGCAAAAGCAATGATGGCCCAAACTGCTGATGCCTTAGCACAAAGCAAGGTAATGGCATCAAACTGCATTAGCAGTGAttgtattcttcaccaccacacaCTCATATGAccactggacacccttttaactcagtactgaagttactcctctcaagcaaagattaaacaggcacaccagcccaggggcaaggacgagaaggcaggcaaggacaggaaagctggtaatggggatcCCAAgggcatgttgtggggttggcaaccaatgtcacaaaacaatatgtgtattaattgtttaatgagaaactaatttgccctgttaaccttcatctaaagcacaataaaaaaagttatTGGAAGCAACACTTAAAAAATGTGTTATTTATgttaatgctgttgttgttgttgttaggtgccgtcgagtcagttccaattcatagtgaccccatgcagaacgaaacactgcctggtcctgtgccatccttacaatcgttgctatgcttgaggccactgttgcagccactgtgtcgatccacctctttgagggtattcctcttttttgctgaccctgtactttgccaagcatgatgtccttctccagagactgatccctcctgacatgtccaaagtatgtaagatgcagtctcgccatccttgcttctcaggagcattctggttgtacttcttccaagacagatttattcgttcttctggcagtccatggtatatttgatattcttcactaacaccacaattcaaaggcatcaattcttcttcggtcttcctttattattatccagcttttgcatgcacatgaggcaagtgaaaataccatggcttgggtcaggcacaccctcatcctcaaggtgacatctttgctttttaacgctctAACGAGgtcttcgcagcagatttgcctgcgaagtcatttgatttcttaactgctgcttccatgggcattgattgtggatccaagtaaaatgaaatccttgacaacttcaatcttttctccgtttatcatagtgtcgctcattggtccggttgtaaggatttttgttttatgttgaggtgcaatccatactgaaggctgtggtctttgatcttcattagtaagtgcttcaagtcctcttcactttcagcaagcaaggttgtgtcatctgcataacgtaggttgttaatgagccttcctccaatcctgatgccccattctttttcatatagtccagcttctcagattacttgctcagcatacagattgaataggtatggtgaaagaatacaaccctggcgcacaccttacctgactttaaaccaatcagtatccccttgttctgtctgaacaactgcctcttgatctatgcaaaggttcctcatgagcacaattaagtgttctggaattcccattctgcacaatgttatccataatttgttacgatccacacagtcgtatgcctttgcatagtcaataaaacacaggtaaacatccttctggtattctctgctttcagtcaggatccatctgacatcagcaatgatattcctggttccacgtcctcttctgaaacctgcctgaatttctggcagttccctgtgaatatACTGTTGCAGACGTTTTGGAACGATCTTCGGCAAAATTAGGTAATGGTTATACCATTGctactttttaaattaatctataaaacttgtattttctgttttaaacTCTGATATGGAAAATATCAATAGCTATAACTCCTATAAAAAAAAGCTTTTTGGGTTTCTCGATTATTTTTAAGAGGATAAAACAATACTGACCTCAAAGTCTGAGAACTATTGCATTCCCACTAATGTCAGGATGACATCAGATTTGGGCAGGAAATACACAAGATGCAACTGGCACATAGTGGGCCAAAATGTATGGAAGCTATCAGACTGTTTGCATCATGTAAAAATGACATAGGCATCAACTTGAAGGAACCCCCCATCCACACCAAATGGAAAAATGTGATTGATTAAAATACATCAAATACATAACCATCCATAAGTTTCTAAAGATacttaaaaaataacaataaaaaaacaaaaaacctcactgGTTACCTTTGGAGGTTGCTAAGGCACCAACTCTTTTTCTGAAAATTgataagggatttttttttttaagtgtttgctttttgtgggaaaaaaaaactatttcaggGTAAATAGTTGATATCAAGTACATCTTCATAAAAGCCCAGCTAATAAAGAAGAAATATGGCTAGAAAATAACTTTGCAACTTTAGTAAATAGAGCTAAGTATCAATATTCAACGGATGCTGAAACTATTAAGTGAAAGACATATGAAACTTAATAGATCAATCAGGTCAACAACATGTAAACCTCTAATTAATCTTGTGTTTCATGATGTGATAGGATGTACGTACCATCCCTTACGAAGGATTCTTGCCAAAAGTAATCAATCCCCTAGGTCTAACTACCAATTTATAGGAAATTTGTGGCACAGAGATAAAAAGAATAATCAGCCAAATCCAGAATGTGGAAAAGGCTACAGTTCTTCAACAGTTAAAATGGCACAGAAAATGTCAGAGGTATTAGGGTTGGGTGGAAAGTGGGAAAACAGTTAATAGATAGAAACTTAACAGATAGTAAGTAAATGTAACATGTCAACCTTATTTGGAACCTTATTTGAACAAATGAAGTATAAAAAGGCATTTTTTGAGACAATCTGGAAAATTTGAACATGGACTGAACACTGGGTAATACTGAGTAATTTTTGTTAGGTATGATGAAGTCCTGTTAGAGATACATACATATGAATTTCATGAAATTGCTTTAAAATACTCAAGAAGAGCGTAGGAGGATAAAGCAAGTTCAGTAAAATGCTAATTACTGAACCCAGGTAAGGGTACATGTGGATTTGTTACacaatttaaaattttgtatgtttgaaatttttctataacaaaaaacacaaaacaaaagtgTTCTGTAGACACCTATATTGAAAATATGGCGTACAAACTAAGTACATGTCATAGTGCCTGCCCTTGATGAGTTTATAATCCTGGTGGAAAAAtatgagaattaaaaaagaacCATATAAGATTGCTTAAAGTAATGCTCATATTGAAtaatacaaacagttaagtgcaaTAGGTCCAGGAAGAGATCAGTACATAGTACTGAAGCTTAAAGAAATCCACTAGGAAATGTTTATGCTTGTTTTCGTTTTTCTCAGCTAATCTAGTATGCAGACTCTTTTTCAATTCTGAGATTCACTGGAAACAGAAGAGAAACCCTCAAAAGTATAGACAGCAAAAAGCACTTCTGCCTTGCCCAGTGAAACAATCTGGTGGCTAAGCACAACCTTAAACGGCAAAAACATGCAGATAAACGTGCAAAGAGGTTTGTCCACAAAAACAGGgaatttcttttaataaaaacatCTTCTCAACCTAATGTACAGTTTAGAGGAAAAGAACAATCTTTGCAAGTGTTTTTCTGTATTATATCACAATAAAACTTTAAGCCATAAATCAACAGTACAGCTGTAttgttaaatattaaataataccAATGCCTAATAACAAGCTAAACTGATGCTGCTGCACTCGGTATAAACGAACACAGAATTATTACACCACTTGACCTTTTAAGACTAGTACTTTCACTGTGGGAAGACGGAAAGATCAAGATCTCAAGAAAATCAGGGAAGCACTATTGCAGGTACAATCTGTAAGAAAGTATGCAAACTATAGGTGAATACAAGCAGATTGgacttataaataaaattttcacttgaaagaaattaaatgcTAACCTATGCTTAGAACAACAGGCATCATTATGTTATCTGTGGTCATAGAGAAGCTTCACCACTTTCCGTATCATTCCAGTACAAGATTTAgtaaaaacagaatagaaaaaaaactCATCTAAAAATCGCAATTTTTATGAAGAGTAGATTGGTTATAAGTCCAAAACAATAAGCAACTCATTATAACTGTACTATTATTTTAATTACATATTCAAAACGTACTGTGGGCCACAATATGTAGCatctgtttttttatttgctaCTTGGCCAATAGGTCAAGTTCAAGAACGTTTACCATCCAAATGGAAATCCATTAGGGAAAGTTGAAAGTTGTTTTGTAGTTAGTGCTGCTCCTAAGATCTGTCTGAAATGAGTTTTCAATCCAGTAATAATAAAAGAAGGGGGAGACTAGTATCGAACTGAACTCTTTTCAATAGTAATTATGGAGTAAACAAATTCTGAGCCAGGCCTTCCACATCTGTACCACCTATATATAATAATATCTCATCATTTTAATAGAGGATATTTACATTGTCTAAATTGTTCATATGATCTTAACCAGATTACTAAAGAAACCTAAATAAGACAATTATATTCTTGTgcataagtttttattttttagaatgtaaaaattaacaaaaacatATTTTGATTCACTTAAAATCTTTTACAAACATAACTTTTACTAAAACAATTACCATTTatcatttaaaacaatttttaaaattgacACAAGACTAAAACTGTCCTATTTCTTACTTTCAATTTAGAAAGCAAAATTATACTAAACGAAATTACCAATGTTGCCCTCTTAAAAATCAATGAACAGTatttaaacagaaaataagatTTTGTGTTTACAATCAACATTTCCATTTCTAAAAGTTGAGGAATTAACTGATTTCATATACCCTCACCAAAGCACTGTAACTAAAAGTATTCAATTAACAACTGCATCTGGAAAACGaagtttgaatatttttaaagactTCATATTCTAACCAAAGTTGAGTAAAATAACAGTATCAATAGTCACGTTTCTTTCATCTCTTCCAATATTGCAATCTTGCTTCTCTAATTGCATTCCAAGATCTTTGgattagaagaataaaaaacaaccactgtcatggactgaattgtgtccccccaaaatacccaccaacttggctaggtcatgattcccagtattgtatgactgtctaccattttgtcatctgatgtgatttccctatgtgttgtaaatcttaacactatgatgtaatgagattcATTAGTGatagttacattgatgagatctacaaaattagtatcttaagctaatctcttttgagatataaaagagagaagcgagcagagagacaggtggacctcataccaccaaaaaagcagcactgggagcacagcatgtcttttggacctggggttcctgcgtggagaaggtcctagtccaggggaagactgatgacaaggaccttcctcgagAGCCAacagaaaagccttcccctggaaccgatgccctgaatttgaacttctaggctactaggctgtgagagaataaacttttgtttgttgaagccatcctcttgtggtatttctgttaaagcaacaCTCAATAACTAAcacccccccccgcaaaaaaaatcTTAGCACAAATCTCCTTCAACAGTCTTAAAGACAGGAGTAAAATCCATAAATtggtattttaaatttatttcagaAAAGATATTGTCAATacatttaaatatttacacaACATTGGGGCAATACACAAAAACCCTCCCTAATATACAAAACTAAATTTCTTTCTCAGGGAGAAAAAAAGTCAATATTGAAGAAATTAAATCTGTAAAACATCTTTTTCTCCCAAGTTTTTAAGAAACACATTTGTGAAGTTTAAATTTTCTGGCTGCTAAAAACTCTTCAGAAAGCATCAGAATTAAGTTAAAAATCTCaactaaaaaatgtaaaaaaagagCAGTAACTTGATAAACTATACAAATCATCTTTCACATTTTACTGTCCTCTTCTactttttcattcatttcttggacagtatttttccttccctttttctcaAAAAAGAAATTCCTGTAAAACACCACTGGGAAACAGATTTcctttggaaatctacttccatgCCTCCATGCCCACTGTGGCCAGAACTAAATCCATACCGTTCCATCAAGTTCTTAATTTCTCTCCCTAAGTAGATCTCTATAAATAATATTAAGGACTAAATTCTAATGAATAGAAATCAGAGGAATTATTAGCTCCCATTCAAACCTTTCTTTAAAAAGTCTattctcaaattatttttaaCTCCCCCCATGATtcccttttaaaaagaaaagatgaaaacaatctcTCTGCTAATGATTTTACTCATTTTATTCGCAGATTTTATTCCAATCTATAATGGAACTCGAAATGGCAAAGAACACGAAAAAATTTCTGATTTAACATTTATCAAACAAATACATCAAAGAATACATCTATTTTTCATATAACTAACAAAAATGTCTAAAATACACATCCCAACCCAGTACACATATGACAATATAAATATTCTCCATTTGTAGAACTTCAAGGTAGTGGAGATTTGCTCAATATAGTTTGTCAAAAAGCTCATCATTATACTGTCAAATacatataattcaaaggcaattaAATGTAACTGATAAAATAACTATCTCATGGCTGATCTTCTTGGTAAAGTGCTATTTTCATACTGAGAGAGACAATTAAGatcaaagaaattttttaaatgccaaACCATCATTCCTGAAAGCATTGAAACTGTCTTCAGTATTCACTGTTCATTACATCCCTATGTCCCCAGTATGGGGTCATAAACACTattttgcaatttaaaaaaatcttttagtTCCCAGATTATTTCCTGGAAGTTAAAATTATTACACCATTGCTAAATGAAGCTTTTCACAATACAGGAGTGTATTAAACACAGCAAACAATTTTCCATTGTTTTAAACATGATCACTGGTTTCAAGCTGTCCTGGTATCCTTTTTGTTGGATGGTTGCAGTtaataaaatattcattaaaCCATACACTTCATTTGAACCATAAAGGTAAACTGGGTCAATGGCCTAAGAGCAATAAACGGTGCATTTCATGAAATCTGGCAAGATGAGTTCCCTGAAATCCACAACTGATATTTTGAGTGTTAAAGGAAGTCAGTAGTATTGAGTGACTCACCTCCTTTCATCAATGACCTAAACTGATTCATTAACAGCTTTAGCCATTGTGCCATATTGAGACAATATcagttggggaaaaaaatctaaccCAAATGAAGGCACACAGGTAAATCTTAAACTGATAAATAATATCAACGAAACTGCATATGCAACATGGGTGTGCCCACCgtaagcacacacacacccctcatgTTTAGAGGCTGAATATCATCACTGCACAGATTCCACCACATGGAAGAACGCTATGGGTATGCATATGCCAGAAATCAGAACTAGCTGGTGGTTTTTCAGAATTGGTAAGACTCTGAATGATGTGATTTGGTCCTTCCTCAAAATGAAAACTGCTAAGGCTTTAAACTAACAGAGCAAAAGGATGAAATAATATTACAAACTGTAAGCAGCCATAGTTAAATCTCAGAAAGAACATGCTCTATTTCCTAACTGAAGGCCATTGATgatctcttctctttctccttgaaTAATCAAATGCAAATGCCTTTTAGCAATGGCAGCATTCAAATCCCACAAAAAATCAAGTAGTTCCCCTTTAAGAAGCACCTCCATTGGCACAAACTGTAAAACCTGCTGAGGTGCCTCAGAGTTAAGCAATGTGCTCAGCACTTCATTCACATTCTGCAGATACTGGAAAACCGGACTTGGAAAGTCCTGAAAACCAACACATAGCAGGACTGCGCAACTCCTCAGAGGCTCAGAGGATGTAGGACAAAAAAATGTAATGAATTTAAAACAGCCGTTGAGTacaaagatcaaaccagccaTAAATCTTGTGAAACAAGAAAGTATAGGCAAAATCAAAACATCTCCTGTATGAAGCTGTTGCAATGAATACAGAAGGCAATCCAAAAATAACTGCTGGTATTTTGGGTCTCCATCATGAAGCAATGAGCAGCCAAAAGTCATGAGTTCAGCCGATTCCAGGAACTGAACTTCCAAAGGTACATTCGTTTTGCTATCACAGAGAGCTGGCAAACCCACAAGCAGGCACTTTATTTGGCTGCTGGGTCCTACAACATGCTCATCCTGCAGGCATTTGGTAAGTTTAAACAACTCAGAAAGTATCAGTTCCTCAGAAAAAACACGACAAGAACAGTAATACTGCTGTTTCGGCCTAAACTTGGAATCCAAATTCAAAGCCCCTTCTAATgacttttcaattgcttcattaAGAGTCTTTAAAATTTCACCATCGCAGAAAGGAGAACACTTTACCTTTGGCAGTTTCTTTCCCTCTAAGATATGCCATAAGGGACACTCAAGACTGGAACCTGTCCCTTCTAAACGAGAACTTTGCCCAGGATGATATACAGCATGTTCTTCAGCCCAACTATTAAAGTATCCTTTAGCCACTTTATCTTTCCATGAAAGGGCTTCCAGCATCTTCCTTTCATTATAGGTTTTAAAATACCTGTTCCTCTGCCCAAACCATTTTGTATTTGTACTACAACCAATATTAGATCTTTTTACTAACCAATTATTTCTGGGAAGAGGCTTCAACTGAAGCTTCTGCATGAAATATTGTACAGCACAGTCCCTTAAATTATTCAGCTTTGCTTGCTCCTCTTTTCCCATGCACCCAAACAGACGAATGTTCTCAGAAATAGTCTCTAGCTGATACTTATGAAAGAACACGCAACATTCTTCATGTCGTTTAAGAAAAGATTCAGGAATCACATGATGGGGAAAGAGAGCTTTGCTGCTCATTTCGGTCCCAAAATTCAGCATCATCTTAGATAACAGAGGATGGATGGCCTCTCTTCCTTTATAGTGGAGACACACCACATAGACTTCTGAGTTTCCTGCCTTACTAGTGGCAGGTTTGAAAACGTGGACTTCGTCAAAGGAACAGTTTAGCAGATACATCAGGTTTATGGAACAATGTTCAAACAAAGTAAACATTTTTAGAACAAAAGAGCCATCATTTCCAAGAGTTGTCAGAGCAGTAACAACTTCACAATAATGCAAAGAAGAGACTAAAGCTTCTTGTTCACCTGGGTTTCCTTGGCAATCAAAACTCCCGTCTGCAGTGACCAAGTGAATGGCAGCCATGCTGCTTATGAAATTCTGAAGTCCAGTCAGATATTTCAGGGTCATGATATTACCGGTGTTATCTGGACCAAAGTACCAGCAACctaaggtatttgcaataagcCGATCATCCATAATCATCATTAGAGTGTCATTTGCTTCATGGTACGGATTCAGAGTATTGGCTACCCAACTCCAATCACAGTGGAGCCAGTGGGATTTTAAGTAGTGATTAAGACTAGTTATAAAAGCTCCAGGAGCTTCACAAAGGTGGAGGGAATTCAGTTCTCCATTCTGAAAAGCTTCCTGTGGAATAAGTGGAAAGCTACACAAAATCTCATGAAACTTACACCATGCTTGAGTACAAAGTTCAGCGTTCACAGATTTTCTCACATGGGAAATTATTTTTCCAGCTTTATTAGTGAAAGCAGTGTGCTCATGCCACTCGTCAAGTTTCTTATCACTTAGTAGGTTTTTTACTTCATTCAAAGAGTTCTTCAAATCAAGAAATGAATTAAATTCCACATGGTCACAGGTGAAAATCTCACTGGAATCTGGTAACTGCCATTCATTATTAGATGGCTTACCATAAGAAAAGTTCTTGGTGAAGAGTTCAAAAATGTCAGCAGGAACATCTGGGCTAAATGTCTCAGGACTTGCTCTCTGATGAACTGGTGGCTTTCTGCACTTACGCATTTTCAAACTAAATTAAAATCtaggaaaagaaaacacataaataaatTGAATTTATTAGTGAGTGAAATCAGCAGCAAACCTGATCACACTCGCGACAAACCCCATAAAGAGCATAGGCTTTGTTATCCAACTACCCTGAGTTCAAACTCTAGCTTTGCTTCTTACAGCTTCATAAGTGGCCTTGGGCAGACTACATCTCTGAGtctgtttcttttcattaaaaaaatgaagataccatttttttaaataaacataaaacATACTAGTATATAAAAAACATACACAGAAGAGTCACCAGTGTATGGCAGCTCTTATTACCATATTAACCCATCTAGCTCCTCCCCGAAGTTCTCCTCTACCCACGGCTGTAACACCACCACACTGCTCCA
The Loxodonta africana isolate mLoxAfr1 chromosome 21, mLoxAfr1.hap2, whole genome shotgun sequence DNA segment above includes these coding regions:
- the CMTR2 gene encoding cap-specific mRNA (nucleoside-2'-O-)-methyltransferase 2 → MRKCRKPPVHQRASPETFSPDVPADIFELFTKNFSYGKPSNNEWQLPDSSEIFTCDHVEFNSFLDLKNSLNEVKNLLSDKKLDEWHEHTAFTNKAGKIISHVRKSVNAELCTQAWCKFHEILCSFPLIPQEAFQNGELNSLHLCEAPGAFITSLNHYLKSHWLHCDWSWVANTLNPYHEANDTLMMIMDDRLIANTLGCWYFGPDNTGNIMTLKYLTGLQNFISSMAAIHLVTADGSFDCQGNPGEQEALVSSLHYCEVVTALTTLGNDGSFVLKMFTLFEHCSINLMYLLNCSFDEVHVFKPATSKAGNSEVYVVCLHYKGREAIHPLLSKMMLNFGTEMSSKALFPHHVIPESFLKRHEECCVFFHKYQLETISENIRLFGCMGKEEQAKLNNLRDCAVQYFMQKLQLKPLPRNNWLVKRSNIGCSTNTKWFGQRNRYFKTYNERKMLEALSWKDKVAKGYFNSWAEEHAVYHPGQSSRLEGTGSSLECPLWHILEGKKLPKVKCSPFCDGEILKTLNEAIEKSLEGALNLDSKFRPKQQYYCSCRVFSEELILSELFKLTKCLQDEHVVGPSSQIKCLLVGLPALCDSKTNVPLEVQFLESAELMTFGCSLLHDGDPKYQQLFLDCLLYSLQQLHTGDVLILPILSCFTRFMAGLIFVLNGCFKFITFFCPTSSEPLRSCAVLLCVGFQDFPSPVFQYLQNVNEVLSTLLNSEAPQQVLQFVPMEVLLKGELLDFLWDLNAAIAKRHLHLIIQGEREEIINGLQLGNRACSF